The DNA sequence CAAAAATACCCTTAATTCACTTTCAGCATGAGGTATGTTAAGATACTTTAATAGAGGTGGTAAGAATTAGAAAATCACAAAAAATTAAACCATAAATCGGTTTAATTAGAATATGTTTCTATATCTTTGGCGTTTCTTTTGGAATGTCTTTTTTGACTTGAGGGTTTTAAAAAGAAGAAACGTTAAATAATATCGTTAGATTTGTAAATATGTAATTTAAAGTCTTACTTAAGAGCTCTAGGTGTCGCTTGTGGCGGCTACTTGCTTGATAAGAACCTAAGAAGAGAGGAATAAACGAATGAGCGAATATCAGGTTATTGTGGTGGGTGGCGGAGCAGCAGGAATGATGGCCGCCGGACAAGCCGCAAAAGGCGGTGCAAGGGTTCTATTGCTAGAAAAGAAGGAACGCTTGGGTCGAAAAATAGCCATTTCAGGCAAAGGACGCTGTAATATAACCAATGAAGAAAATGTGTCGGATTTTATTAACCACTACCCCGGGAATGGTCGCTTCTTACATGGTATTTTGCGAGATTTTGATAACATAGCCTTACGGGATTTTCTTGCCGATTACGGGGTAGAGACGAAGGTTGAACGGGGAGGAAGAGTTTTCCCTGTTTCTGATGACGCAGAAAAGGTCGTTGAAGCCCTGGAAGCCTTTCTTGCCGATAAGGGAGTAGTGATTCGTTCCGGCATGGCGGTGGACGAGATAATGATTGAAAACGGACATGTCATCGGAGTGCGAGGGACGGGCCAAAAACAGTACTTAGCACCTGTGGTAATAGTTTGTACAGGAGGATCCTCTTACCCTGCGACAGGATCAAACGGAGATGGCTTTCGGCTTGCCAAGAAACTAGGGCACCGTGTAATCACCCCGCGGCCTGCTTTAGTTCCCCTAAAAGCGTCCGAAGAGTGGGTGAAGGAGTTACAGGGGTTAGCCTTGCGAAATGTTGAAGCCTCGTTGTGGATTAGTGGGAAGAAACAATCGACAGAGTTTGGGGAAATGTTGTTTACGCATTTTGGGGTATCAGGTCCCATTGTTTTAACGATAAGCCGTCAGGCAGGGGATGCGCTGCGCGAAGGACAAAAAGTTGAGTTGCACATTAATCTAAAGCCTGCTCTTTCAGCTGAACAGTTAGATGCCAGGGTCCAACGGGATTTCCAAAAGTACAGCAATAAGCAGTTCAAGAATGCGTTGGATGACCTCCTACCTCAAAGCCTGATTCCAGTCATGATTCGCTTATGCGGGATCAACCCAGACGGGGTAGTGCATCAAATCAGCAGAGAAGAACGTAAACGCTTGGTCGGTTTGCTGCATGGATTACCCATTACTATTACAGGGACACTTTCTATAGAAACTGCAATTGTAACCGCAGGGGGGGTCGATGTTAAGGAAATTAACCCTAAAACAATGGCCTCAAAATGTGTTGAAGGGCTTTATTGGGCAGGCGAGGTCGTGGATGTCGATGGCATTACGGGTGGGTATAATCTCCAGGCTGCGTTTGCTATGGGCTTTCGAGCTGGACGTGCAGCAGGCAAGGGCACATTATCATAGGTCTGATTAAGACTTTAAGTGCATAAACTCTTTCGAGGTGTTTAGCATGCGACGAAGCGTATTAGAATGGATGTGGAATACAGTTCAGCAGGGAGAACGCAGGATAATTAGGATTATGGTTCTGGCCTCAATTTTGCTTGTTTTAATGCAGTTGAGTGCAGTTAGGGATCCACTTCAATTCTATATGGCGGTGGCAGCAAAGGTCGAAGCCCCTCCTATGGATCTCCCTCCTCTTGCAAATCCGACGCAAGCAGCAGTTAAAACTTGGCAGATTACTTTAAAAGCGACACCGGCTGCACCTATCCGGGTGCTCCAAAATGGAAAGGTGACTGCCACCCTTGCCAAAGGGGAACAGCAAATGACGGTTTCATCAGGTCAAATTCAACTAGATGGGATAGGTGTGTCTCAATCTATTAAGGTTCAAGTTATTAAGAAAGATGCCCAATTGCTTGAGCCCCGTCAAAATCAGATTTTCGTGGTGCAAGGGAACATTCAGAACGTGGTGGTGAAACCATAGTATTGCAAATCACTTGAAGGAGTACTATAATTGTTAAAATATAGTCTTGGTTTTTTCTTAAACAATGGGAGATGAAGGAGGGGAGTACGGTAGGACGGAGTATGCTTTCGTGCTATATAAGGAACTTAAGAAATGATTCGCATTTATTTAAGTTGTAGTTAATGATAGTGGGATGGTTACCGAAAAAAGTATAGATACTGAAAGGTGTCTTTTTCTAGGGAAAGGAAGTACGCGATGATGGCACAAAGCAAGAAAATTGCGCTTGCTGCATTAAAGATGGCCATGTCAGAGAGCCGAGAAGAAGAGGTTCATTTGAAGGAATCATTTCATCGACTTGGGGTTAAAACCGCAGCAGTCGATTACGGTGGAGAGTACGTTAGTTCCGTTCGCAAGATTGTAGAACGCGCTATTGTAGCCGCTAAACGAGAAGGGGCTATTAAAGAAACACACGGGGATGAAGGGGCAGTTGCGGGTGCCACTCGCGAGGCCTTAAGTCAAATTATGAACAAGGCCATGGGTCTAAACATTGGGGGAAAGATTGGAATTGCTCGTCAAGATGACCATTTAAGTGTTGCGGTCTTTTTTGGAATTGGGCTTTTACATTTGGACGAGGTGGCTGTGGGACTTGGACATCGCGTTGCTCCCAAAGAGTAAGGGGGTTAGCACATGGTACGAGGAATACGAGGCGCGACGACGGTAGATCGCAATGATGCTAAGGAGATTCGGGAAGCGACCCAAGAACTTTTGAGATCGATCATGTCTGAAAATTTACTTTGCACGGATGACTTGGTTAGTGCTATTTTTACTGTAACCCCGGATTTAAATGCGGATTTTCCTGCTTCAAGTGCACGTGAAATAGGTTGGCAGTTGGTACCGCTCCTTTGTTCGACAGAAATCCCAGTGCCAGGTGCGCTTCCTCACTGCATTCGAGTGTTGTTGCACGTTAACACTGCGCGAAATCAAACGGAAATCAGGCACATGTTTTTACGCGATGCGGTAATATTACGTAAAGATCTTTTAGACGCTGATCCGTAAGTTGATCTGTTTTAGGGGTTGTGATAACAGACCTTTCTGTGGTAAGATAGTCTAAATAAAAAAGAACTTTCGGTAAGTGAGCTGGCTTTGTATGGCAAAGTCAAATGTAGAATGGCGGACATGGGATTCTTGTGGGTGCTTCGCGTAGAAGAACTCGCGCGTATTTAAGTAGGATAGTAGGATGGGAGCGATTTGGAGTCAAAGCACCCTCTATTCAGGGTGCTTTTTTGTTCTATTTTTGAACATGTCAATTGCAAAAATGTAGGAAAAGCAGGCACTAGAAGAAACGCTAAAAGATGGAGAGCACATGTAGGATGGTAGAAAGGGGTCGGGAAAAATGATTATTGTTTTGAAAAAGGGTGCTACAGTAGAACAGATTGAAGAGGTCTCCACACGGTTAACGGAAGAGGGCTTAAAAGTTCATCTTTCACAAGGGGTAGAGAAAACGATCATGGGGGCCATTGGAGATCGCATGCGAATTGAAGCCCTTGATTTAGAGGCTTTACCTTGGGTTGAAAAGGTCGTCCCTATTATGGCACCTTATAAACTAGTTAGTCGTGAATTTCATCCTGCGGATACTATTATCCGAATAGGCCGCCAAGAAATTGGCGGTGGTAAAATCCACGTAATGGCTGGACCGTGTGCTGTTGAGAGCAGAGCTCAGATACTGGAAACTGCACATGCTGTGCAGGAAGCTGGTGCGACCTTCTTACGTGGAGGTGCCTTCAAGCCGCGTACTTCCCCTTATTCTTTCCAAGGACTAGAGGAAGAGGGATTGCGTTATTTAGCAGAAGCACGTGAGGAAACAGGACTTTTAGTCGTTACGGAAGTAATTGACGCGCAGGATGTTTCTTTGGTCGCTGATTATGCGGATGTTCTCCAAATCGGTGCTCGGAACATGCAGAACTTTATCCTCCTTAAAGAAGTAGCTAAGTGTGGGAAGCCAGTACTACTTAAAAGAGGGCCGTCCGCGACATTAGAAGAATGGATGATGGCAGCGGAGTACATCATGGATGGAGGGAATTATCAGGTTATGTTCTGTGAGCGGGGAATCCGAACGTTTGAAAATTATACTCGAAATACGCTTGACTTAAGCATGGTCCCTGCTCTGCATGCTCTTTCTCACCTCCCGGTCATTGTTGACCCCAGTCATGGAACTGGGCGCTGGCAACTGGTTCAACCTATGGCGAAGGCAGCATTGGCTGCTGGAGCAGACGGCTTGATTGTTGAAGTTCACCCTCAGCCCGAGAAGGCCGTTTCAGACGGAAAACAGTCTTTAACACCTGAAAAATTCCAAGTTATGATGACTCAATTAGCGAGACTTTCTCATGCACTTGATCGTCAATTGGGGGACGTTTTTCATGTTGACAGACGGATATAGTCCCTCAGGGACCAAGGGGAATTTGACACCAGGATGGTCAGGCCTTCGTACTCCGAAGGCTTGCATCATTGGTTTGGGATTAATTGGTGGATCGTGGGCAGGTGCCCTGCACCATGCTGGATGGGAAGTCCTTGCGGTTGATCCGGAGAAAGCTAGTATCGACGAAGCTTTGAGTCGAGGGTGGCTTGAGGAAGGCTGGACGTCCATGCCTCATTTTCTAGAGGTTGATTTGGTCGTTTTAGCTCTTCCTCTTCAGCAATTGACATACGGGTTAGAGAATCTAGTGGGTAGGGTTCCTAAGGGGACGATCGTGACCGATGTAGGAAGCTTAAAGAAAGAAATTTGTGAAAAGTCGTTTGAAATCGATCATAGGGGTTCTAGCGACTTCTTTTTTGTGGGTGGTCACCCAATGACAGGCTCTGAATTGTCTGGGTTTAGAGTAGCAGATCCCAATCTGTTTCGAGGGTATCCCTATGTATTAACCCCTGCGGCAGGTTGCCCCCAAGATGTTGTACAAGCTTTAGTGAAGGTTGTACAACATCTTGGCGCTATAGTCGTGTTCCGTGAACCTGTGGATCATGATCTTGAAGTGGCAATGGTCAGTCATATTCCCCATTTTTTGGCGGTTTCCTTGACGTTAGCTGCGCAGGATGCCTCAAAAGAGGGGGAACCGGTTTTGGAATTAGCCGGACGTAGTTTTCGAGATTTAACGCGTATAGCTGATAGTTCTCCTGAAATGTGGAAGGAAATTATGGTGAGAAATGCTGATGCAATTCTCGGTGGGCTTACTCTCTGGGAACATAAAATTAGGGAAATGCGAGAGTTCCTTCAGCAAGGAGATGGGGAGTCTGTTGCCGAAGCTTTTAGAAAGGCCCATTTAGTTCGAGAATGCATCAAGTAATCCGACAAATCATGGACTTAGGGGGTTAGTACCTATGCGAGGTGTGTTTATAATGCCGGTCACTAGCGTTGCAGGAGAAATCCGAGTCCCAGGTGATAAATCTATTTCTCATCGGGCAGCGCTTTTGGGCGGGATGGCTCATGGAGAAACCTATATTTCGAATTTCTTACTAGGTCAGGACTGTTTGAGTACGCTTCGGTGTTTAAAACAACTTGGAGTGTCTTGGGAGAGGCAGGGGTCTGAGGTTCGAATTTGTGGCCAGGGTATGGAAGCTTGGCGGGAGCCTTCTGACGTACTGGATGCGGGGAATTCAGGGACGACTTTACGACTGATGCTTGGTGTGTTGGCAGGAAGTCCGTTTTCCGTCACTCTAACTGGAGATGCATCTCTACGTTCACGACCGATGCGGCGTGTCACTGACCCTCTCAAGCAGATGGGTGCCCAGATCATGGGTCGCCAAGGGGGTAATTTGGTGCCTTTGACGATGAACGGTGGTCAGTTGCAAGGGCATACTATTCGAACTCTAGTGCCTTCGGCCCAGGTGAAATCGGCCATCATCTTAGCAGGTCTGAGAGCGAAGGGAGAAACAAGAGTTGAAGAACCCGCTCGTTCGAGAGATCATACCGAACGGATGCTCAGGGGATTTGGAGTCGATGTCCATAGTGAAGGGACAGAGATCTGGGTTCAAGGGGGCGGGCACTTAACTGGTCAAGACGTTTCAGTGCCTGGAGATATTTCATCGGCTGCTTTTTTTCTCGTCTTAGGAAGTCTAGCAGGAAGTGGAGAAATGATTCTGCCAGATGTCGGTGTGAACCCGACCCGTACCGGGATTTTAGACGCGTTGCGAGCTATGGGAGCAGATATTGAGGTGACGGATGTTTCGGAAGTATGTGGTGAGCCTAGGGCAACTTTACGAGTTCGACCTGCACGTCTCAAAGGAACTGAAATTGGTGGGGATTTAATTCCACGATTGATTGATGAAATCCCAATTTTGGCGTTGGCGGCAAGCTTAGCCGAAGGAGAAACCGTTATACGGGGTGCAGCAGAACTACGAGTTAAAGAGACCGATCGCATCCGTACAGTCGCCAACGGATTGAATACTTTGGGGGCAAAAGTTGAGGAACTTCCCGATGGGTTGCGCATTCAAGGTCATTCTTCCTTACGTGGCGGACTCGTGAGTAGCCATGGGGATCATCGGTTGGCGATGGCGTGGGCGATCGCTGGACTGGTATCGAAGGAAGGAGTTAGTGTGGAAAATATGGATGCTGCAGATGTTTCCTATCCAGATTTCTTACACGTGATTAAGCAGGTTATTCAATGAAAAGCGAAACATCAGTTGAAGTTAATAAGGGATTTACGTATGGATTGCGTCAATCCCTGACGATCGTGATCGGGTATGCTCCAGTAGCGGTGACCTTTGGAATCTTAGCGTCGCAGTACGGTCTGGCAGTTTGGGAAGCCGGACTGATGTCTATCTTTGTTTATGCAGGTGCCTCGCAGTTTATTGCGATCGAAATGATCCATCAGGGGGCTACTGTTTGGATGATCGGCTTGACTACATTGATTATTAATATTCGTCATTTGCTGATGAGTTTGTCGGCCGTTCCCTTTTTCCCGGAAAGAACTCTCCCCTGGTCTTTGGGGCTAGCTCAAGGGCTAACAGATGAAACATTTGTGCTTAATACGAAGATTCTAAAAGATGTTCATGAAGAGGAAACCCGCCGCCGAGTCATGCTTGGGATTAACCTAGGATCTTTTTCTTCTTGGGTTATTTTTACCATCCTTGGTGGTGTCATTGGAAAATGGTTGCCTATCCAGTTTTCGGGTTTTCAATTCGCCCTCTTAGCCTTATTTATTATTTTGACGACAACGTCGCTCTCAAAGAAAAATTATATGACATACCTCTTGGCCGCGATCCTGGCTATCGTTTTTAAATTGCTTATTCCAGGGAAAATCTATCTTATTTTAAGTGTGGCCTTCGCCGCTGGAATTGGGGCATGGTGGCGCAAAAGAGAGAAGGAGGAAAGTCGGTGTCACTCCAATTTCTAGAGACGGTATTATTAATGACTTTAGTCACATATGGCTCGAGAGTTCTTCCTTTCCTTCTGTTCAAAGGAAAGGATGTGCAAGGTTTTGCACGGGACTTCATAGAACTCGTCCCGATTGCTTTACTAGCTGCCTTAGTCGTACCGGAGTTAGTGACACCGGGAGGGACAATTGCCCTAACGCATAACCCCTTTTTATGGACTGGGGTCTTAACCTTTCTTTTTGCTAGATTTGTACCCAATCTTTTTCTGGGAATTATCTTCGGAATGACCACGTTCTGGGGATTAGATAAGTTACTGCAGTGAATCTTGAATAAAAGGCTAACTGCTAGAGCCAGAGATTCATATCGTTCTTGAAATAGGCCACTTTTTTCTGACTACTGTTTAACATGAGATTTGACAGTAGGCAGAAAAAGGTGGTGTTTTATTTCTTGATGGATTATTGTATTATGTAGCTAAGTTCGAAGACTAGGTCTCGCTTTTTTTGCGTGAGACTAAGGCCTACTCGATGCGTAGATTGCTAAAAGAACACTTTGCCAGCGAAATGTCCGTTTTAAGGGAACAAGTTTTGAGTTGATTAGGAGGGGTTTTGTGCCGAAAGAATTAACTCACTGGCATATTGCTCGCCAAGCTTTGCAAAAGGGAGTCCC is a window from the Desulfosporosinus sp. Sb-LF genome containing:
- the aroA gene encoding 3-phosphoshikimate 1-carboxyvinyltransferase, which translates into the protein MRGVFIMPVTSVAGEIRVPGDKSISHRAALLGGMAHGETYISNFLLGQDCLSTLRCLKQLGVSWERQGSEVRICGQGMEAWREPSDVLDAGNSGTTLRLMLGVLAGSPFSVTLTGDASLRSRPMRRVTDPLKQMGAQIMGRQGGNLVPLTMNGGQLQGHTIRTLVPSAQVKSAIILAGLRAKGETRVEEPARSRDHTERMLRGFGVDVHSEGTEIWVQGGGHLTGQDVSVPGDISSAAFFLVLGSLAGSGEMILPDVGVNPTRTGILDALRAMGADIEVTDVSEVCGEPRATLRVRPARLKGTEIGGDLIPRLIDEIPILALAASLAEGETVIRGAAELRVKETDRIRTVANGLNTLGAKVEELPDGLRIQGHSSLRGGLVSSHGDHRLAMAWAIAGLVSKEGVSVENMDAADVSYPDFLHVIKQVIQ
- a CDS encoding AzlD domain-containing protein; the encoded protein is MSLQFLETVLLMTLVTYGSRVLPFLLFKGKDVQGFARDFIELVPIALLAALVVPELVTPGGTIALTHNPFLWTGVLTFLFARFVPNLFLGIIFGMTTFWGLDKLLQ
- a CDS encoding prephenate dehydrogenase/arogenate dehydrogenase family protein → MLTDGYSPSGTKGNLTPGWSGLRTPKACIIGLGLIGGSWAGALHHAGWEVLAVDPEKASIDEALSRGWLEEGWTSMPHFLEVDLVVLALPLQQLTYGLENLVGRVPKGTIVTDVGSLKKEICEKSFEIDHRGSSDFFFVGGHPMTGSELSGFRVADPNLFRGYPYVLTPAAGCPQDVVQALVKVVQHLGAIVVFREPVDHDLEVAMVSHIPHFLAVSLTLAAQDASKEGEPVLELAGRSFRDLTRIADSSPEMWKEIMVRNADAILGGLTLWEHKIREMREFLQQGDGESVAEAFRKAHLVRECIK
- the aroH gene encoding chorismate mutase, coding for MVRGIRGATTVDRNDAKEIREATQELLRSIMSENLLCTDDLVSAIFTVTPDLNADFPASSAREIGWQLVPLLCSTEIPVPGALPHCIRVLLHVNTARNQTEIRHMFLRDAVILRKDLLDADP
- a CDS encoding AzlC family ABC transporter permease, translated to MKSETSVEVNKGFTYGLRQSLTIVIGYAPVAVTFGILASQYGLAVWEAGLMSIFVYAGASQFIAIEMIHQGATVWMIGLTTLIINIRHLLMSLSAVPFFPERTLPWSLGLAQGLTDETFVLNTKILKDVHEEETRRRVMLGINLGSFSSWVIFTILGGVIGKWLPIQFSGFQFALLALFIILTTTSLSKKNYMTYLLAAILAIVFKLLIPGKIYLILSVAFAAGIGAWWRKREKEESRCHSNF
- a CDS encoding NAD(P)/FAD-dependent oxidoreductase translates to MSEYQVIVVGGGAAGMMAAGQAAKGGARVLLLEKKERLGRKIAISGKGRCNITNEENVSDFINHYPGNGRFLHGILRDFDNIALRDFLADYGVETKVERGGRVFPVSDDAEKVVEALEAFLADKGVVIRSGMAVDEIMIENGHVIGVRGTGQKQYLAPVVIVCTGGSSYPATGSNGDGFRLAKKLGHRVITPRPALVPLKASEEWVKELQGLALRNVEASLWISGKKQSTEFGEMLFTHFGVSGPIVLTISRQAGDALREGQKVELHINLKPALSAEQLDARVQRDFQKYSNKQFKNALDDLLPQSLIPVMIRLCGINPDGVVHQISREERKRLVGLLHGLPITITGTLSIETAIVTAGGVDVKEINPKTMASKCVEGLYWAGEVVDVDGITGGYNLQAAFAMGFRAGRAAGKGTLS
- a CDS encoding HutP family protein; this encodes MMAQSKKIALAALKMAMSESREEEVHLKESFHRLGVKTAAVDYGGEYVSSVRKIVERAIVAAKREGAIKETHGDEGAVAGATREALSQIMNKAMGLNIGGKIGIARQDDHLSVAVFFGIGLLHLDEVAVGLGHRVAPKE
- the aroF gene encoding 3-deoxy-7-phosphoheptulonate synthase; this translates as MIIVLKKGATVEQIEEVSTRLTEEGLKVHLSQGVEKTIMGAIGDRMRIEALDLEALPWVEKVVPIMAPYKLVSREFHPADTIIRIGRQEIGGGKIHVMAGPCAVESRAQILETAHAVQEAGATFLRGGAFKPRTSPYSFQGLEEEGLRYLAEAREETGLLVVTEVIDAQDVSLVADYADVLQIGARNMQNFILLKEVAKCGKPVLLKRGPSATLEEWMMAAEYIMDGGNYQVMFCERGIRTFENYTRNTLDLSMVPALHALSHLPVIVDPSHGTGRWQLVQPMAKAALAAGADGLIVEVHPQPEKAVSDGKQSLTPEKFQVMMTQLARLSHALDRQLGDVFHVDRRI